The Phycisphaeraceae bacterium genome segment CTGGACGCCTACGTGAAGACCATGGAGAAGCATGATGAATCATCGCCCTGAAATCAACCCCGCGCTCGATCTGGTGCTGGAGCGCTTCGTCGATGTCCGGCCCGAACTGGTCTGGAAGGCCTGGACCGAACCGGAGCACCTGAAGCGCTGGTTCACCCCCAAGCCGTGGACCACGGTCGATTGCCGGATCGACCTGCGCCCGGGCGGCGTGTTCAGCACCACCATGCGCTCTCCTGATGGAAAGGTGATGCCGCCGGGCGTCGGGTGTTTTCTGGAAGTCGTCCGGGAGCGGCGTCTCGTGTGGACGGACGCCCTCGGGCCGGGCTATCGACCGTCGAACACCCCGTTCATGACCGCCATGATCCTCCTCGAACCGGAAGGCGCGGGCACGCGTTACACCGCGATCGCCATGCACTCCGACGAAGCAGCCCGGAAGAGGCACGAGGACATGGGTTTTCACCACGGCTGGAGCGCGGCCCTCGACCAGCTCGTCGCCCTCGCCGGGGAGATGTG includes the following:
- a CDS encoding SRPBCC family protein — protein: MNHRPEINPALDLVLERFVDVRPELVWKAWTEPEHLKRWFTPKPWTTVDCRIDLRPGGVFSTTMRSPDGKVMPPGVGCFLEVVRERRLVWTDALGPGYRPSNTPFMTAMILLEPEGAGTRYTAIAMHSDEAARKRHEDMGFHHGWSAALDQLVALAGEM